The following is a genomic window from Verrucomicrobiia bacterium.
TTCAAAAAACGCCAGGAACCGGCGTCGAATCTCAGCTGAGTTGAGCGATTGCATAAGGGTAACCTACCAAGAAATCACTGGTTTGGAAACTTGAGAGTGACAGTAGTTCCCTGCTTAGGCTTACTGTCAAAAAGGAGCTCGCCACCATGTTCACGCACAATGGCGTTGGCTGTGTAGAGACCCAAACCAATTCCTTCGTGATCGTATGTATAGGAAGATGTACCACGCGCAAAGGTCTGGGTGGCGGTGCGCAAGGCTTCGGTAGACATGCCTGCACCCTGGTCTATGACCTGGATGACGAACACACTGTCATCCTGACGCAACACAACCCGGATGATCCCGTTTTCAGGCGAAAACTTTACTGCGTTGTCCAACACCGCCACAATTGCCTGCTTTACCCGGCGAACATCAAACCTGCCCTGCTGGAGGGCCTGGGTAGCATTCTCAAAAACCAGTTGGAGCTTCTTCTCCCGTGCAAATACATCCACTGCGGCAATGGCGCTTTCCGCGGCATCGGCAATATTGGAAGCTTCAAGCTTAATCTTAAGCATCCCCTCTTCAATCTGACTCACCAAGAGAAGCTGTTCAGCCAAGATCCACAACCTGCGTTCACCCTTTTGGATGTTCAGGTAATGTTTCTGACGCTCTTCGACGGTCAGTGCGCTGTCATTCTCCTGAAGTGGCGCCAAGGCCCCTTGGATAATGCTGATTGGCGTTAGGAGGTAGTGGGAAGCCAGGGAGATAAACTGGTCCTTGGACTGCCGGAGCTCCAACTGGTAGCGGTGCTTGAGCGGACGGCGGATAATTAGGTAAGACACAAGAATGCCCGCCACGAAAGCCGCAGCTGAGACGATCATCATTTCCTGTGTTACCCCTCCAAATTGCATGTCCGTAGTATACCAGTTTCGTGATACGATAGCCGTAGAAAACTACGCTGTCATGACGCCCACCAAATGAAACTCTTCCGGCGTGAGCCGCAGATTCCAACCGCGTTATCTGTAGATATCGGCACCGAGTTTGTTAAGGTGCTTCTTTTCGAGGTACGCGACGGGAAGGGGTACGTCATTGGCCAGGGCAAAGCGCGCCAGCGCCTCTCCGACATGCAGGCCGGTCATGTTACCGACATTCAGGGAGTGATCGCCACGGCTGCCAAGGCCATTGATGCC
Proteins encoded in this region:
- a CDS encoding HAMP domain-containing sensor histidine kinase, which translates into the protein MQFGGVTQEMMIVSAAAFVAGILVSYLIIRRPLKHRYQLELRQSKDQFISLASHYLLTPISIIQGALAPLQENDSALTVEERQKHYLNIQKGERRLWILAEQLLLVSQIEEGMLKIKLEASNIADAAESAIAAVDVFAREKKLQLVFENATQALQQGRFDVRRVKQAIVAVLDNAVKFSPENGIIRVVLRQDDSVFVIQVIDQGAGMSTEALRTATQTFARGTSSYTYDHEGIGLGLYTANAIVREHGGELLFDSKPKQGTTVTLKFPNQ